Proteins encoded by one window of Muntiacus reevesi chromosome 6, mMunRee1.1, whole genome shotgun sequence:
- the FERD3L gene encoding fer3-like protein has translation MAALPESCVDAAVLDFVADLSLASPGHPLLCDLTPRVPYGNHQDLVLRDGRPRSLARFEEEDPEEEEGEGEEGENEEEEEPGRGASLLGRPKRKRVITYAQRQAANIRERKRMFNLNEAFDQLRRKVPTFAYEKRLSRIETLRLAIVYISFMTELLESLEKDSD, from the coding sequence ATGGCAGCCTTGCCCGAGAGCTGCGTGGACGCCGCCGTCCTGGACTTCGTCGCAGACCTATCCCTAGCCTCCCCGGGGCACCCCCTCCTCTGCGACTTGACACCGAGGGTCCCCTATGGGAACCACCAGGACCTCGTGCTCCGAGACGGAAGACCCCGGAGTCTGGCGCGTTTTGAGGAAGAGGATCCAGaagaagaggagggggaaggagaagagggggaaaacgaggaggaagaggagcccGGGAGAGGCGCCTCCCTGCTGGGCCGCCCCAAGAGGAAAAGGGTGATCACCTACGCCCAGCGCCAAGCCGCCAACATCCGCGAGAGGAAGCGGATGTTCAACCTCAACGAGGCCTTCGATCAGCTGCGGAGGAAGGTGCCCACCTTTGCTTACGAGAAGAGGCTCTCCCGGATCGAGACTCTACGCCTGGCCATTGTCTACATCTCCTTCATGACCGAGCTCTTGGAGAGCTTGGAGAAGGACTCCGACTGA